Below is a genomic region from Primulina eburnea isolate SZY01 chromosome 9, ASM2296580v1, whole genome shotgun sequence.
TCTAGAAtttattcaattctttcaacttttTGCACTTGACTTCTTTTCACCTGACTAAGCTTTTTCATGAGAGTGAGTGAATTAATTTTAATCAACAATTTCATTCAAAGTTTGTATTTAAAATTCTGGCTATTAATTTGTTATATAGTGGGTAAAAGGGGCCCTATCAACAAAATATGGGCCGTTCGGGGAGCTAAACAATTGCCTGGCCCATAAATTACTTCTGAGGCCCAATTTGCATGGGCAAATTAAATGAAGTTGGGTTTGAAGTAACAAACATCTCCCTTTGCTGCTCGTCTCTCTCGCTGTCTAGGGCTCCTCAGAAGATGCCGAAATCGAAGCGCAATAGGGCAGGTTTGTCGTTTTTTCAAACCATGTTTTCTTACTGAGATTTCTTACCGATGTCATGATTCGAAGGTTTGAAGGACGTTTTTCGAAGAAAAATGTGGTTTACGGatgatttttctttaatttctaAAGATTAATTGTGCAGTGACATTGTCAAAGACGAAGAAGAAGGGGAGAATGCAGAAAGAAAATGTAGTGAATTCGATACGAGAAGCAATCGAGAAGTTCGATTCGGTGTACGTTTTCACTTTCGATAATATGAGGAATATCAAGTTCAAGGATTTCAGAGAACGGCTCAAGTCTTCGAGCAGgttaaattttgttttttccCGTGACTTTTGTGGTCCTATGGGATAGATGAATATGTTGAATTTCGTTCTAAGAATGAATTGCTGGAACTTCCCGTTGTATAATCATAAAACTAAAGTTATTTTCTATACTTGAATTTTGCACATATTTTTGGTCAGTGAGAACAGATATTTTAGATGTAATTTATTGCTTCCGCTACTGAGTCATTGTGTAGCTGATTTATGCAGGGATTTATTGTAGTTGTCAGTATTCCAGTATTTAGCTTATCGAAGACTACCTTCCTGTTTTTCAGAAATTTGTATGTCCTCTAGATTAAATTTCATGAGATTCTGCCTGGATGTTCTTGTTTTATAGCCCCTAGACTGCACTCTCCGGCTTCAAAATTTTGGTGGTGGTTTGGTTAAACTTGAGTAGGAAAAATGAAAAGCTCCATCGAAAGCTAGCTAGTCTGATAACCTGTCATTTCGCGAATGATGTCATTTGTTTTGGCCTCCGTTTAGTTCTTATTTATTATTGGCTTTAAATTCTTTTGAAACCTCTGTTAGGTTTTATATCCCTGCATTCTACCTACCCTTTACTTCTGATTGATGATGGTTTCATGATCACCCCTCGATTGTCCCTTAGAATTGATGTACTGACCCTGACAGGCGGATATACCCTTTGATCAGGATTCTTTTCTGTTACAACTTGTGTTTTTGGGCTTTATATGAATATGGGTTTTTTGACTTTGTCCCAGATTTTTCCTAGGATCAAACAAAGTTATGCAAGTTGCTTTGGGTAGATCTATTTCAGATGAAATTAAACCTCGCCTTCACAAGATTTCTAAGGTAGCACGATCCTTTCTTTGTGCTTCCTGTTATGTATTTTGCCACTTCTGTATAACATGCTAATTTTCTATCTCTTTGCACGTATACTTGTGATAATTTATATCCTACTCTTAGTGATTTGTAATTCCTTATCGTCATTACTTTTCTCATCATTTATCCTATTAATCAGCTTCTTCGTGGCGATTCTGGGATTCTTTTAACTAGTTTGCCGAAAGAAGAAGTCCAAAGGTATGCTCTCAAACTGTATTTCATGAAGTTGACTGCAGAATGTTTTACTCATTAGAAAAACattatttgtattttttattttacttccAACATTTTTTTAGATGATTCTGCACATTGTTATTGAACCTGAAAATTGGCaaatatgaattatattctTTTTTTCGTAAAAGAAGCTGTGGAGATCTGGGATGTAGGGTAATATCGTGTTGTGCGAGTTATAGCTTGAATCAATATTTGATTgtcactttttttaaaaaaattctagtatgtgattctctaaattttttaaaaaatacacgtTTCTATGATCACATAATGTTAGTGTATCCTCAAGGTTTACCGACTTGTTCATGATAGATGCCGATTTTTGTGATGTGTATCCAGTTATACAATTTGGTGCTTAAGTTTTATTTGAATTGTAGCTTTCTAGTTGAGAAGCAGTTACACCTTAACATATGATTAACCTTCTCAAGATGCCATGTGTATCCAGTTATACAATTTGGTGCTTAAGTTTTATTTGAATTGTAGCTTTCTAATTGAGAATTAGTTACACCTTAACATATGATTAACCTTCTCAAGATGCCAACTTTTGTGATGTGTATCCAGTCATACAATTTGattcttaaattttatttgaattgtaGCTTTCAACATATGATTAACCTTCTCcctttttttcagaatatttgaagaATACGAAGATTATGACTTCGCGAGGACTGGAAGTGTGGCAACAGAAAAGGTAAGTAGAATGTTTTACGCAattaatattatgttttttACAGGTCATGCTGACTGCTGTCTGCAAATTCCCTTAAATTgttttttcttgtctttgaaaGTGGTACTTCTATTTATGCACACCTTTGAGGATCGAAAAATTTCCATGAAATATGTTTGTCCATTCTACAAATACAAATAATGCTAGTAGCTAGCTTTCTTTTGATTGATGCCACATGACCCAAAAAAATGAGGAAAATGAAGAATGTGTTGTGTTGTGCCGCATGAAGCAAATATCTTTACAATTattgtatttgaaaaaaattgtgCATAAAATGCTGTACATAATTATAAATGTTTCtcatttttatttcattttttcagGTGGAGCTTAAAGAAGGTCCTCTCGAACAGTTCATTCATGAGATGGAGCCATTCTTGCGCAAGCTGGGGATGCCTGTGCGGTTAAATAAAGGTCTGCTTTGTGTTTATTTCTGTCGAACTCTTGTTCAAATACTTTATACTCCTATATAGGCGTAGGCTTACTTGTTTAAATTTTATCGTGGCAGGTGTGGTAGAGATTGTATCAGACTTCATGATATGTGAAGAAGGAAAACCAATATCACCTGAGTCATCTCGGATACTGGTTTACCCGAAATCCTTtgctttttcttgattttcttATAAAGATGCTACAGTAAATCATACCCTGACCCTTTGCATATGATTGCTCCAACAGCAACTATGATCATATTAATACAATGATGTCATTATATGAAATCCTTTTTTGAATTTGTTATACAATTTGCCACGAAAATGCCTTCCTCATCCAATTGGGTGAAATATTGCAGTTATAGTTTGTGGCTTGGCTCGTGGAGTTGTGTAACACGACTGGTGGTATATCTCACTTGTCTTGCAGCGTCTCTTGGGCATTAAAATGGCTACTTTCAAACTCTACTTGGTATGTCGATGGAGCTCAGAGGATTTTGAAGTTTATAAAGAGGGTTTGGAAGATTCTGATATTGAATCGTCCTAGGATTCCTCGACTGATATAGAAAAAGGTCTTGCCCAAGATGGAAGCCATCACTTGAGGTGATACATAGCTGGCTTTATGTTTCGTGCTTAAAAAATGTGGTACCTGCTGCATGCCAAAGTTCTGAGAAGTACTCGATTTTTTTAGATGGATGAGTTTTGTTGTATTGGAATTTTTTATGGAGTAGTTATAGATGATGTATGATGTTTATGGAGTTTTGAGAGTTTTCACTAATGGAATGCAAAAGTAAATTTTTGATGTGATGTGGAAAGTTTCATGTAAATAGACTGCAACGTTGTACTACTGGCAGAAATATGTTTCATTTGCTTGAACCACTTTTGATGTCATTTGAACATTATTGAATTGAGTGACCGTGACATATATCCCATCTCTAACGCAATACCATGTTGAGGTTAAACAATTAATTTGTGAAACAACTTCAAATAATTGAAATAACttatattgtaattttttttaacaatattaGATCATAAATCATATGATAAGATTTagaaaattaattttccaattcaattcaatcatcCATAATCTTCTTCCACAAATTTTTGATCTTCTTCCAAACCATTGTGTAATCAAAATCTATCAATTAGAGATGAGAACCTTTAGACTAAATTGATGTTTAATAGCTTCTGATTATCTAAAAACAATTGGGCCGATTATTGATGCAGCGCCATTTCTAAATTTACAATCAGTTTTTTACTCCCATGAGTATTCAAGGGAAACAACAATGTGTGTGAGAATATTGACTTAATTAGAAACAGGTGGAAGGCAAGGCACAAGTTATGCTAAATCGGATGATGTATTTCTATTATTGCAGAGCTTACATTGGAATAGACCAACGGTCCGCCTTAGCTTCATGACATGGATGCGGTTAGCTCGGCGTTCGTTTCTTCCAAAAGCTTCAACTCATCGTGCCAATCTTCTAATTTGGCTATTTTCTCCAGTTGTTCTGGTTTCATATCCTTTTCTGTAGTTTTCTGCTGCTGAGCTTCAGTCAGCCGAATCTACAGAGAAATTGGAAATAAGATTACAAGTCAGGCTGAAATCTGAATAAGAGGTAGAATAATAATAACCGATACTGGAACCTGTTTGTGAGTACTGGATCATTTAAGTTTATGAATAAAAactagataaataaataaataaatgcttACTTTAAGGATAGAAGCATTTACCTTCTTTTTCAGTGCTCGAATCTTTTTATCGATATATTGAATTTGATCCTCTGGAGTAGAAGACTCGTTTGGATTTGAAGGTGTTGTAACCAAATAAGTGTTTCCAGAAAGGGTTAGCCCATCCATCATGGAGGCAATTGGCTCCACCTTCTCTGGCAGGTGATTGGAACCATCAGCAGGAAGGTCGTCATTTTTCTCCGAAACATCAGCCTTGTCCAGAGCAGCCTGCCATCACGTTCTTTAAGTTCAGGGTAATTAAAGCAGGAGAAACACTACAATTTAACCTCGGATCAGGTCATTCACATTCGAAAGAAAGCGTGGAGTCTCATTCTCATTTGAATATCAACTATGTTGTAAATAACAGACAGACACATCCACTCCGAGCTGCCAAACTATTTGCAAAGAAATGATTAATCATGTCAGCACTTTCCTAATCAAGTTGAAGGGTGACTCATTTCGATGTCTGATTTCACTATGATAATAATAGACAGAATTTCCTAGGAACTGCTCATATTAGGATCTGTCAAAATGCAAGCTTATATTCTCGCCAAGATGTTGCTTTATGGGTTCGTTAGGATCTGTCAAAATGCAAGCTTAAAGTCAAAGATTTGGCAAACacccataaaaatgtcaaaagGCAGCTTATTTTCTCGATCACATCACTTTTCTTTTACACTTTCGCAATAAATGCCTTGAACTGGATAACTGTCATTTAACTCTTACAAAGTCAAACCTAAAAACTTAATTAAATGCATAGTTGAATCTGAGACTTGTGTTCTTGAAAAAGTACACATAAGAACAGCAGTTCAACTAGTAGTCAATACAGAAgcgaaaaataataaaaaatttacaaaaaggGACTATTTTTCTGAAAACACAAAACACGAGCAGAATAAGAAGAAAGATTCTCCcagcaaaagaaaatgaaaaacaaaTGGGAGTACAGGAAATCAAAATGAAAAAAAGGGAACAAGAATAATTAATTCATCAACCTTCTgacgtttttctttctttctctcATTCCTCTTGGCCGATTTCGACTTGGATTTCACTTCCGCCGCCGCGGGATCATATCCCGGCGGCACCACCTCCTGTACCGCCTCCATCTCCTTCCTCCACTGCCACCCACCACAAATCAGCTACGTTAAAGCTCTAGAAACACTCGAACAAGTAAATAGAAAACCAGATTAAAATTATTCGTGCACACACAAGTAAGCCTTTGGACTGATATATTGCGACTTCATCCTGGGGTACATAGCCGGCCCGAATCCGAACTGGTTTTCGGAGGGTTCCGTCAGGGCGTCGGGTCGGGGCGAGTATCCTCTCCCCTTTATTATTTGGGGTTTTTCCGAGCTCCTCTGCTGCATCATCCGCCGCCCCTCCGCTGGTTCCACCGCTCGCCATTATACTTGGGTTTTAGAATAGAATCTCCAATGAAAAGAATCGCTTTTGCCTTGTGTGAATTGTATTTTAGTATTTTCTCTCTGGAACTAAAAGGGTCAATGGTGGGCTGGACTTCTCTTAGGAGTTACCTTATTGGGCTTATATTGGACTGCAGGCTTGAGATAGTTCACAGTGGGCTGGGCTACAACAATGAGTAATCTGAAATTTCTTCATGGATCTGGACCTTCTAATGAATCGGGCCCAAGTCATTTTTTCCCAATAGAAATCAGTTTACCCGAAATTTCACAGAAACATGAAAATAACTTATGGAGTTGATTTTTATCTATGTTACAACAGTCGAATTTTAGAAATAGAATGAAAAATGTTCGACGAGTCTTCAACAAGCCACGAGTCATGTATATCAAATCGAATGACTGCGACGTCCATTTAACTTTTAATCTCATTCCATTGACGAGTTACAATGACAACAATCTCCTCATATGTTTTActgtataaaaaatatttttttttcgtgAACGTCGAATTAACATTAGAATACAAAGTAATTGAACCAAATGAATAAATTTTTCTGGGCAAaaatgtgagacggtctcacaagtcgtattttgtgaaacgagTCTCttttttgggtcatccatgaaaaaatattatttttgagtaGAACTctagtgagacggtctcacgaatctttatctgtgaaacggatcaaccctagcgatattcacaataaaaagtaatactcttaacataaaaaataatattttttcatggttgacccaaataagatatccgtctcacaaaatacgaaccGTGAGACCgcctcacacaaatttttatcgttactttttatgctaaaaatattattttttattgtgaatatcaaagTTGATCTGTCAGTAATAGAAAAATATGTTTGAGGAGTCTTCCACAAGCCATGAGTCGTGTATACCAAATGGAATGGCTCCAACCACGACGTATGATGAAGAGTCGATCATTTTAACTTTTAGTCCCATTTCATCGACAAGTTGCACAGACGTAATTCAAATCTCCGGCTCGATAAAAATATAAAAGGAAAGAGAGACGAAATGAAACGCGATAGCACAACTTCGGTCTCTGTCTTGATTTAACTTTACCAAATAATATCATGTTTTAACGAATTCCATTTATCCAAACTTGAAATCCTAGAGATCAAAGCTGAAATTTTTGGTGGATAAATTCGCAGAGGATTAAGCAGTGAATAGTTGAACTTATGAATTCGAAAGTATCATTCAGAGGATGCCACCTGAGGCAATCACCATATTTTACGGCGCAACCACACCAACAGAGGCTAGTTTTCAAGATTGTCTGCCGTGAAAAGAGTGCAGTTTCTTCAAattcctcttcttcttcttcttctcctcctcctcctcctcctccaccaccacctcctACGGATGACAAGTTTGGGTTCGGGCAGGTGAGACAGTATTGGGAAGAGAAAAGGCCGAAGCTCAACGGTATTGATGTCAGTAAGTTCATGAAGCCTACACCGGCAATATTtaactttttttttgtttttttttttttttattttactcgCTTGTCCTAATCATGTTGATTTTGCTAGAATTGGGTTTACGGTGAAAAGTTTTATCAGGGTATTGAATGTTATATTTGAATTCATTCGTTAAAGATTGGTGGAAATTTAACTGctttgataggtatattttgcTGTGTAATTCTTTTATGGATTAAATTTTTGTCTTATTCAAGAGCaatgttgtttaaaatattaattattcgTTAAGAAAAAGTTTTCACTGTGGCAACTCCTGTCAAGTTAATGTGAAATAGCTCAAATAAGTGATCACTCAACAAATTCGGTCGTCGACCAGGACTGGGATGAAAACATTGGTGAGGAGAAAGAGAGCACTATTGTTAACTCCTAATGGcaataattcataaaaaaatatggaTCATCCTTGCTGCCCCAACTTCAAAGGACTCTAGAATAGTGTACAAGCAAAAAAGATTGTTGATTAGAACTACATATAAAATGGTATGGAGAAAAAAAGCAGATTTGTCAACAAGCAGGTTTGTCAACTTTCCTAGTGGAAAAGATACATTCAAGAATGTAGATCATCCTTACAAACCCAACgtcaaatgatttattgtagTATACATGCAAAACTGATGACTAGTTGTAGGCTTGTAGCACCAAATGGTTCGGGGCAGAACTAAACCAATAAAATGCTTCTGCTTTCCGTCATGATAAATGTTCTATCATGCAAGCACCCTTTCTTATGTAAAAACTCTGTTCCGAGCATCACGGCATTAAGAGATTTCAAGTGCTTCTCCCATTCAAGCAGTAATATTCACCACTTTAAAAACTTAAACTGACTCATATTTTGGTGGATTTTCTATTTATCACGTGGTATCGACCGGATCATCTGCTTATCTGAGTTTTATCCTTTGCAGTGCGTAGATATTATCTGAGACTCAGAGCTTCTCAAGGATCTTTGAACTATTATATTACCACACATATTCTTGAAATATTAGTCAGTTTCTAAGGTTACTCCATGTGACCGCTCCATTATTGCAGCTTTTTATACCTTGGCATAAGGGTGGCTTAAGGTTTAGGGTCATTGCTTGTTTAGTCAGATATAGTTTTTCCAAGAGAGTCAAAGGTTTTTTTATGCCAAGTTCGTTTACTTCTCTGAACTAATCGTAGCAAATGATGCTTATTTAAAAGTTGAATTTCTCCTATCAGTCTCATTTTGATTGCTACCTTGTCATGGCTcagtaaaaaatttatttatgttccATAATGtcagaaatattttattgaaaagTTATTTGATCGCAGATCTAGTACAAGAATCAGTGAACCAATGGCTGACAAAGACCCAAAGATTTTTAAATGAAGTGGCTTCTCCACTTGTAAAAAATGTTCATGAAAGAATCCCCGATATTCAGAATGATGATCAGAATATGGAGGAATTCTTGATTACCGAACCGACTATTGATTCCAGAACCCCAGGTGGAGAACTCTCTGAAGCTGCCATTGTTTCTATTGAACAATTCAGCCGGTAACTGGTtgcatttttttatatttttgtttccATCAgtcattgattttattttatttgtcatatatatattttttaaaattttatgtagGCTGATCAAAATTGAATAGATTGTTTAGATGTACAGTTTACTAAAtttcattcagatgattcattGAATTAGACTTTCTTTCATAATGTAATAAATTTACTGActatgattttgattttgagTGGTCTAAAGCAGGAGAATGTGAACAGAAAATgcaattattttcatttgtaGTAATCAGTGACCGTGAAAGTGAAATTGACCAAAGATGTGTGTCTAGGGAATTTGTATGCTGGTTATGTCAATTGGTTTGCTTTGTGTTTATGTATAATGTGGTCAATGCAAAATTATTCTGcaaaaaataatgatttaatATTTATCTCATTTGCTTCTGATGTATACAGAATGAATGGGTTGACTGGGCAGAAAATGCAGAAAATATTCAAAGCGCTTGTTTCTGAATCTGTATATGATGATCCACGTAGCTTGTTGGAGTATTGCTGCTTCAGGTTTTTGTCTAGAAATAATGCTGAAGTTCATCCCAGTCTTAAGGTCTGTAGACATGGCACACAATTTCAGTTGTGGATTATCTTCCATCTACCAAAATCAAGTTATCCTTTTCCTACTGTTGATAGGATGTCTCATAGAAGAAAGTGTATGTGTGGTGGATTGGTGAATAGtatgtttatttttgaattcTATGTCTCATAGGCTTAATCTTTTGACGTTATTTTCTTTATATTTAGTGGTTTTCTATGTTTAGAATTATCCATAGCTGTTCGATTTTGTGAGTTGCATCAGTATTTTTTTGTTGCAAGTTTTTCTTTATTATGAGTGAGGGCATTTTTTCTCTATTCTTTCTGGATATTTTCTCATTAGGAACTGGTTTTGATTGAGATTAGGTGGCAATTGATGAACCATCATCTGTTGATGAAGTCATATTTAATGCATCTGTTGTTGTTTTCTATGGAGAAAAATAACATCCTTTTCCATTGTAATTAATGAGAAGAGCTGAAGAATAATGCATTTTGTGAAGTACCATATGCTAGTCCCATGCACGACAAATTCCATGTTTTTAGCCGAAAATTGAGTGCATAGGAAATTGCTGATGAATAGTTGATCTAAGTGTGCCAAGTGCCCAACATGGACAAATTTGGAATACATCGTCAAAAGTAACTTTCTCGATCTCTCTTAAAGAATCCTTTGTGCTATCTTTATGCATATTACACACCATTCAGTGAAATTCAAAGCCTTACAAACTATcttatgtgatttttttttcgACCAATAACCTCCTTCAAGTACCTTTTGTCTGTCCAatctcttctttttttcttaGTCTATAATCTCGTTGAGGTTTagcttttatatttttttatgcttaGTCTTTTTGCTCTGTTATCAGGAACCTGCATTTCAGAGACTAATATTTATGACTATGATTGCCTGGGAGAATCCTTACAGCCAAAGAAAGGATCACCAAAAGAAATTGCTGGATAAAACTTTCTTTCAGGTACTCTCTGACATAAACATTGTAAGAATTGTCATCTCTTAAGCACCTTGGCACATCGAATATGCATCTACTCTTTCTTTAACTTCTTTAAAGTCTATCTTAACGTAGGCAGGCCAAATAAATCATCTTTATGAGAGCGAAGATATTGGAATTGCTGAAGATACTTGAGATGTTAGCTGCATTCTATGTCAAATTAATGTAATGGAATACCCCCATCTTTTAAGAAGAAATATTGGAAATGCGACCAAACCTTATCTGAGATGGTTGTTATCTATCTATTGTCTGCATGTAGGTAATTATATATCTATCTATTGTCTGCATGTAGGTAATTATATATCATGGTCGTCATCCCCTGTTTTTATGTTTAGTTTTTACAAATTTCTTTTAAGTTTTGAAAAACTAGTTATTTTCCTTGGTAATGATGGTGCAAAGGTACCATCTTGACCATGTAACGCCCATAACTATTTAGAAAGTCAAAGAGAAAAATCTTAAACCTCTCTCTCTTTCTCTCTGTTCATCCTCTCTCGTAAGGGTGTTCTTGTTTAACAATTGAAGTTGGTGGATTCTACTTCTTTGATATTTAAGTTGTTTTGAATTCTACTCTTAATCACTGCAATGGATTTCACAAAATATATATGGTGGGTGATCAAAAGACTCTCTCTAACTACACATTGTGTGTTGGGTGAGTTATAAATAGAGAGTCAGAAGATTGAGATGGATGTGTGGTCTACGGGTGTCTAAGGCATTGCGGTTTTAGGGTTTGAATAATGATATGTTGATGTTCTCTTAAAAACTCCTTAGCTTCCTTCTACCTATCAGGATATTGGAGGGCGTGGCAATTTTTAAATTGCAATCAAAGTACTTTCCATGATTACGTACCACAAATAATCATCATTGATGCTTAGCTTCATTGAAATATaccttttaatattttttaggtTTTTTCCCCTTTATTTTCATGCATTATTCAAATTCTTTTCCATCATTTTTGAAGGGGCATATTAGATGCGATGGTATTTGGGTTCGCAAACTTAAAAGTtcgaaatttattttaattttttcatctgtttttaaaaattaagaAATGGTGGACTGTGGTCCATATGGGTTTccactaatttaatttattttttgttttggaGTTGTTGtcctcatgatcttgagttttGAATTATATTAATCGGGGTATGACTAAATCCCTTGCCTCTTCAGCTTGATTTAACACAAAATATAACTTTTGTTTTCAATAATCACAAATATCAAGTTATCAATATTAAGATCTGTGTTTATTGTACTTGAAGAGGAAGCTTGTGGGAGAGGAGGCCTTTGTTCGTATAGCTCCTGCTGTGTCTGGTGTGGCTGATCACCCCACGGTTCATAATCTTTTCAAAGCTCTTTCTGGTGATGATCAAGGCATCTCCTTTAGCATATGGTTAACATATATAAAAGAACTCCTCAGGTAAGATTCAAGGAAGCTTGGTCAGATTAGTTTGCAGCATTTGCAGTTGTGCTTGTTCATTTGTGGCGTAATAGACCGATTATTGTGCAACTTTAACCTGAGAAGTTCTAAAGCATGCATTTTATTGCAGAAAATCATTATTTCTCGGAATATAAAAGCAAAAATCTGATATCGTGCCGATCACATAGCATTTTGATCCGAGAGGCTGTAACTCATAAAAGACAGTTTTGTTCAACTTTTTTTTACCACAGATATCCATTAAAGTGGCTTATAAGTGCACTGGGTTAATGAATGCTAGATATTCTAATGTAATGGTTTGCTTCTTCTGCTCAAGTCTTCTCATCATTTGTGTGCCTATTGTGTTCCCTATGTCCCCTTCTATGTTTTTCGGGTAGATATTGGGAGCAAATTCCATTTAGTTTTGAGTAGGAACCTCTCTTTGCTTTACATGTTACGAACATCTAAACAAGATCTAAAACTCCACTGTTGTGCATACATCTTGCATCGGTGTTCAGAAGATTAAGGTGCACTATGTTGGCTTCATGCCACTTTGCTTAAGATTCCACACTTAACTCTTATGCATGATTTGTTGAGATAGCTGTTTCTTTATGATAATATCAAAATAGTCTGAATTCACTTGTATGTTCTACAGTGTTGGTGTAAGTTTATGAATCTTTCAAATTATTCAAAGATAAAGATCTACATTTTTCAGTTGCAAGGATATCTTTTGACAGATCTCTGGATATGTAATACTTGATTGCAAATTTCAGCATATGTTGTCCCTTCTGTTTTGCAGAGTGCATGAAGGTCGGAAGTCTTACCAGTTTCCGGAGGTTTCCAATTTTACTAAGGAGAGAATACTCTGCCTTGCTTCCAGCAGAAAGCAGCCTGTGATGAAATGGGAAAATAACATGTCATGGCCTGGAAAACTCATTTTGACTGATGAGGCTCTCTACTTTGAGGTATTTCTATCATGTCAGTAGAGAAATTTTAATGGAGCTAAGGAGTGCATTAGAGtgattatcattattattgaaTTTAACCATAAATTGTGCCTTTATGCGTGATACTTCCGACTCTGGTGTCTCCCTTCTATTTTCCACCTTGTGTTTCTCTTGATTTTAAAGCCGCAATCCTGGGATGGATGAAATCTAAAAAACCTGTGAATGTTGCTTATTCTGTGTCCAAGGTGGCTACATGGTGACATTCATTATCTCTCACAAAGATCTCTGAACGTAAGTTTTGAACTGAAGTGCAAATTTTTCTACACTGTGTTCAGTTACTTGTCAGCATCTCTTTCATCGAGTCTTCTTTTACTATCTGAAGTCACATGCAATCTATATTCAGAGTTTGATGATTCTTTATTTACTATTCATCGGTTGAGTTCGAGTGCATTTAACT
It encodes:
- the LOC140841974 gene encoding uncharacterized protein codes for the protein MGKLNEVGFEVTNISLCCSSLSLSRAPQKMPKSKRNRAVTLSKTKKKGRMQKENVVNSIREAIEKFDSVYVFTFDNMRNIKFKDFRERLKSSSRFFLGSNKVMQVALGRSISDEIKPRLHKISKLLRGDSGILLTSLPKEEVQRIFEEYEDYDFARTGSVATEKVELKEGPLEQFIHEMEPFLRKLGMPVRLNKGVVEIVSDFMICEEGKPISPESSRILRLLGIKMATFKLYLVCRWSSEDFEVYKEGLEDSDIESS
- the LOC140840635 gene encoding partner of Y14 and mago-like → MASGGTSGGAADDAAEELGKTPNNKGERILAPTRRPDGTLRKPVRIRAGYVPQDEVAIYQSKGLLWRKEMEAVQEVVPPGYDPAAAEVKSKSKSAKRNERKKEKRQKAALDKADVSEKNDDLPADGSNHLPEKVEPIASMMDGLTLSGNTYLVTTPSNPNESSTPEDQIQYIDKKIRALKKKIRLTEAQQQKTTEKDMKPEQLEKIAKLEDWHDELKLLEETNAELTASMS